The following coding sequences are from one Primulina eburnea isolate SZY01 chromosome 15, ASM2296580v1, whole genome shotgun sequence window:
- the LOC140815061 gene encoding protein LHCP TRANSLOCATION DEFECT-like, which translates to MASTFPLSLRPNFSSKPIGSSSYSSGSAVVSLPQRTCPFLGCANGLGWCRSTRKLGPSCGSRTTCWFKFGKNGVDAEGAGIYGSQSRDDFDRDDVEQYFNYMGMLAVEGSYDKMEALLNQNIHPVDILLLLAASEGDKPKIEELMRAGANYTIKDAQGRTALDRAASNEIKEFILGFSVQKA; encoded by the exons ATGGCATCAACATTTCCACTTTCTCTCCGACCCAATTTCTCCTCTAAACCTATAGGTTCTTCTTCTTATTCAAGTGGGTCTGCTGTTGTAAGTCTCCCGCAGCGGACTTGTCCATTTCTTGGTTGTGCAAATGGTCTTGGATGGTGCAGAAGCACAAGAAAATTGGGTCCCAGCTGCGGTTCGAGAACCACTTGTTGGTTCAAGTTCGGGAAGAATGGAGTCGATGCTGAAGGAGCCGGCATTTATGGTAGTCAGTCCCGCGATGATTTTGACCGCGACGATGTTGAACAG TACTTCAACTATATGGGCATGTTAGCTGTGGAGGGTTCATACGATAAAATGGAGGCTCTACTGAACCAGAACATCCACCCTGTCGATATTTTGTTATTGCTGGCTGCTTCAGAGGGTGATAAACCGAAGATCGAAGAGTTGATGCGAGCTGGAGCTAATTACACCATCAAGGATGCACAGGGTCGGACTGCGTTGGATAGAGCAGCCAGCAATGAAATCAAGGAATTTATTCTTGGATTCTCTGTGCAAAAAGCTTGA
- the LOC140813876 gene encoding microtubule-associated protein TORTIFOLIA1-like gives MSSQRSSKPTKPPNQTSPLRSSSASSSSSLSSHLAMVELKQRILTSLSKLADRDTQQIAVEDLEKIINGLSSDGISMLLNCLYDASNDPKPAGKKEGLRLLAVLCAVHTDPAATHLTKIIAHIVKKLKDSDSQVRDACRDAIGSLAGLYLKGGNGGDGVVSLFVKPLFEVMNENNKTAQGAAAMCLAKMIESAVDPPLVTFQKLCPRVCKHLNSLNFLAKASLLQVVSSLSQVGAITPQSLESLLPSIHECLGSSDWATRKAAAEALISLSSNTSNITPEGAASTLNVLESCRFDKIKPARESMTEALLIWKKIAGKGDGSSDDNKASSHEGEATDPSDRNDLTSLGVKGSENSVKENNISDKTVGILKKKAPALTDKELNPEFFQKLETRGSGELPVEVIVSRRCIKVSNSQNEEESESYDTDLNGNVGLNIQAGEIRGKYGSMERGIVGEHGNSSIQRESSNIYPDFSRNSGQSEGFMSTKGNWLVIQRQLLQLERQQAHLMNMLQDFMGGSHDSMVTLENRVRGLERVVEDMARDLSVSSGRRSSSSMVGFEGSSNRSLSRYNGFPDYSSGKLGRGNDGRGHFGERFTAFDNVSSGLKGRGSSWRSDVSDSWDFPTYGKNGQIGSRRAAGSGPTDFRNSKTENEADQAGNRRAWENGAGPVRFGEGPSARSVWQASKDEATLEAIRVAGEDNGITRSAQVAIPEMTAEALGGDGPVQERDPIWTSWSNAMDALHVGYVDSAFVEVLSTGDDLLLVKLMDKSGPVIDQLSNEVASEVLHAVSQFLLEHNLFDMCLYWIQQLADIVLENGQDIPGIPMEVKMEILQNLQECNSVDLPEDWEGSSTDQLLLQLASAWEIDLRNLSK, from the exons ATGAGCTCGCAAAGATCTTCAAAACCCACGAAACCTCCTAACCAAACAAGCCCTTTGAGATCTTCATCTGCTTCTTCCTCATCTTCTTTGTCGTCCCATTTGGCCATGGTTGAATTGAAGCAAAGAATCCTTACTTCCCTCTCTAAACTAGCCGACCGAGACACCCAGCAGATCGCTGTTGAAGATCTTGAGAAGATCATAAATGGACTCTCAAGCGACGGCATTTCAATGCTACTCAACTGCCTTTACGACGCCTCCAATGACCCCAAGCCTGCTGGCAAGAAGGAAGGTCTCCGCCTCCTCGCCGTGCTATGTGCCGTCCACACCGACCCTGCCGCGACCCACCTCACCAAAATCATTGCCCACATTGTGAAAAAGCTCAAGGACTCTGATTCACAGGTCAGGGACGCGTGTCGTGATGCCATTGGTTCTCTGGCAGGGTTGTACCTGAAGGGCGGTAATGGTGGGGACGGAGTTGTTTCTCTGTTTGTGAAGCCTTTGTTTGAAGTGATGAATGAGAATAACAAAACTGCCCAAGGCGCCGCTGCTATGTGTTTAGCTAAAATGATTGAAAGCGCCGTTGACCCGCCTTTGGTTACGTTCCAGAAACTTTGTCCTAGGGTTTGCAAGCACTTGAATAGTCTGAATTTCTTGGCTAAAGCTTCACTATTGCAAGTGGTTTCGAGTTTGTCCCAG GTTGGAGCTATCACACCTCAAAGTTTAGAATCCTTGCTGCCAAGCATTCACGAGTGTCTTGGCAGTTCAGATTGGGCCACTAGAAAGGCTGCAGCTGAGGCGTTAATTTCCTTATCTTCTAACACGAGTAACATAACACCGGAAGGAGCTGCTTCCACATTGAATGTGCTCGAGTCTTGTCGATTTGACAAG ATTAAACCTGCAAGAGAGAGTATGACCGAGGCTTTGCTGATATGGAAGAAAATTGCTGGGAAAGGAGATGGATCTTCAGATGATAATAAAGCTTCATCTCATG AAGGTGAGGCTACCGACCCATCAGATAGAAACGATCTTACAAGTCTCGGTGTTAAAGGAAGCGAAAATTCTGTAAAGGAAAACAACATTTCTGACAAGACTGTAGGGATACTAAAGAAGAAAGCCCCAGCATTGACTGACAAAGAACTTAACCCTGAATTCTTCCAGAAACTAGAAACTAGAGGTTCGGGTGAGTTACCTGTAGAAGTGATTGTCTCTCGCCGATGTATTAAAGTTTCAAATTCACAAAATGAGGAAGAGTCAGAATCATATGATACAGATCTGAATGGGAACGTTGGGCTCAACATACAGGCTGGTGAAATCAGAGGGAAATATGGAAGCATGGAAAGGGGCATTGTTGGTGAGCATGGTAATTCTTCTATTCAGCGAGAGTCATCCAACATTTACCCTGATTTTTCCAGAAATTCAGGTCAATCTGAGGGATTTATGAGTACTAAAGGAAATTGGTTGGTAATTCAGAGACAATTGTTACAACTGGAGAGGCAACAAGCTCATCTAATGAATATGTTGCag GATTTTATGGGCGGGTCTCATGATAGCATGGTGACCTTAGAAAACAGAGTGCGAGGTCTTGAGAGAGTTGTTGAAGACATGGCACGAGATTTGTCTGTATCCTCAGGCAGAAGGAGCAGTAGTTCTATGGTAGGATTTGAGGGATCTTCAAATAGGTCTCTCAGCAGATACAATGGCTTTCCTGACTATTCCAGTGGAAAACTTGGAAGAGGTAACGATGGGCGCGGTCACTTTGGAGAGAGGTTTACTGCATTTGATAATGTTTCTTCCGGACTGAAAGGTAGGGGCTCTTCTTGGAGATCTGATGTATCAGATTCTTGGGACTTCCCCACATATGGCAAAAATGGCCAAATTGGCTCAAGAAGAGCTGCTGGAAGTGGTCCGACAGATTTTAGAAATTCTAAAACAGAAAATGAGGCTGATCAGGCTGGTAACCGGAGAGCTTGGGAAAACGGAGCAGGGCCTGTTAGATTTGGTGAAGGACCTTCTGCAAGAAGTGTTTGGCAAGCTTCAAAGGATGAAGCAACCTTGGAAGCTATTCGAGTTGCTGGTGAAGACAATGGAATTACACGTAGTGCTCAAGTGGCTATACCAGAAATGACAGCTGAAGCACTAGGAGGCGATGGTCCAGTGCAAGAACGTGATCCAATTTGGACGTCTTGGAGCAATGCAATGGATGCTCTTCATGTTGGTTATGTAGATTCAGCTTTTGTCGAGGTTTTGTCTACTGGAGATGACCTCTTACTAGTAAAACTCATGGACAAATCAGGCCCTGTAATTGACCAACTCTCAAATGAGGTGGCCAGTGAAGTTCTGCATGCTGTTTCACAGTTTCTGTTGGAGCATAACTTGTTTGATATGTGCTTATACTGGATTCAACAG TTGGCAGACATTGTCTTGGAAAATGGTCAAGATATTCCTGGCATTCCCATGGAAGTGAAAATGGAGATTTTGCAGAATTTGCAAGAATGTAATTCAGTAGACCTGCCTGAGGACTGGGAAGGCTCGTCAACAGACCAATTGCTACTGCAGTTGGCATCTGCCTGGGAAATTGATCTGCGAAACTTGAGTAAATAG
- the LOC140814650 gene encoding fatty acid desaturase 4-like 2, chloroplastic, with product MDVVFQPNPTLNKLVYGARFRHRISLPNRLIHCSAMAPPKHFLPGNLELEPKLTTRGSPVLNDPTLKSTWPQRAWVAGGCTTVLISLTKSVFAAEAPHIWLEPILAGLIGYVLADLASGVYHWGIDNYGSRGTPVFGVQIEGFQGHHKWPWVITRRQFANNLHSLAKGTIFTVLPINFICDDPTIMGFVSVCSGCIMFSQQFHAWAHTTKSKLPPLVVALQDAGVLVSRTQHAAHHRTPYNNNYCIVSGIWNELLDESRFFEALEMAIFFKFGVRPRSWNEPNSDVPEEAETASLAP from the coding sequence ATGGATGTTGTATTTCAGCCGAATCCAACTCTTAATAAACTTGTATATGGTGCCAGATTTCGCCATCGAATTTCCCTTCCTAACAGACTAATTCATTGCTCTGCCATGGCGCCGCCCAAGCACTTCCTTCCGGGTAACTTGGAACTCGAACCCAAGCTCACAACCCGCGGCTCCCCGGTGTTAAATGACCCGACTTTGAAATCTACGTGGCCTCAGCGTGCATGGGTGGCAGGCGGCTGCACCACTGTGTTGATTTCTCTGACGAAATCTGTATTTGCTGCTGAGGCTCCCCATATTTGGCTCGAGCCCATCTTAGCCGGCTTGATTGGCTATGTGCTCGCTGATCTCGCCTCCGGCGTCTACCACTGGGGCATTGACAACTATGGCAGCAGGGGAACCCCAGTCTTCGGCGTACAAATTGAAGGATTTCAGGGTCACCACAAGTGGCCTTGGGTTATCACACGTCGACAGTTCGCCAACAACTTACACTCGCTGGCAAAAGGCACGATTTTCACTGTCCTCCCAATAAACTTCATCTGTGACGATCCGACAATAATGGGGTTCGTTTCTGTGTGCTCGGGCTGCATTATGTTTAGTCAGCAGTTTCACGCGTGGGCTCATACCACTAAGAGCAAACTCCCGCCGTTGGTGGTGGCACTGCAAGACGCCGGAGTGCTGGTATCGAGGACGCAACACGCGGCGCACCACCGCACACCATATAACAACAACTATTGCATAGTGAGTGGGATTTGGAATGAGCTTTTGGATGAGTCGAGGTTTTTTGAGGCGCTGGAAATGGCGATTTTCTTCAAGTTCGGGGTCAGGCCAAGATCATGGAATGAACCCAACTCTGATGTCCCTGAAGAAGCAGAAACTGCATCTTTGGCTCCATAA